The Salvelinus alpinus chromosome 35, SLU_Salpinus.1, whole genome shotgun sequence genome window below encodes:
- the LOC139564059 gene encoding dehydrodolichyl diphosphate synthase complex subunit DHDDS-like: MSWIREGELNFIEKLSANILKAGPMPKHVAFIMDGNRRYARKRQVERQEGHTQGFDKLAETLRWCLNLSIHEVTVYAFSIENFKRSKDEVDGLMELAKQKFIRLLEEQENLEKHGVCIRVLGDLTLLPLDLQQHIARAVVATRTHNKCFLNVCFAYTSRHEIANAVREMAWGVEQGLIKSSDVSEALLGHCLYSSNSPNPDLLIRTSGEVRLSDFLLWQTSHSCLVFQSVLWPEYSFWNLCDAILQYQLNHRPLQKARDQHREGQALQQHEADRACVADLLQHHGNGKPLDAQRRQEALLNYTASREERVQDFLGALQHKRDSFLTDLTSQAALA, encoded by the exons ATGTCGTGGATAAGGGAAGGTGAATTGAACTTCATTGAGAAGCTCTCAGCCAACATACTGAAG GCTGGCCCGATGCCCAAACATGTGGCCTTTATCATGGATGGCAACCGGCGCTACGCCCGCAAGCGTCAGGTGGAGCGCCAggagggacacacacagggtTTTGACAAACTGGCAGAG ACACTACGCTGGTGCCTGAACCTGAGCATCCATGAGGTCACCGTGTACGCCTTCAGCATCGAGAACTTCAAGCGGTCTAAAGACGAGGTGGACGGCCTGATGGAGCTGGCCAAGCAGAAGTTCATCAGACTGCTAGAAGAACA AGAGAATCTGGAGAAGCATGGGGTATGCATTCGGGTGTTGGGAGACCTGACTCTACTGCCTCTGGACCTGCAGCAGCACATAGCCCGGGCTGTGGTGGCCACCAGGACTCATAACAA ATGCTTTCTGAACGTGTGCTTTGCCTACACCTCAAGACATGAAATCGCTAATGCTGTCAGAGAGATGGCTTGGGGCGTGGAGCAAGGACTTATCAAATCCAG TGATGTGTCGGAGGCCCTGCTGGGTCATTGTCTGTACAGCAGTAACTCCCCCAATCCTGATCTGCTCATTCGCACGTCTGGAGAGGTGCGACTCAGTGACTTCCTGCTGTGGCAG ACGTCCCACTCCTGCTTAGTGTTCCAGTCAGTCCTGTGGCCAGAGTACTCCTTCTGGAATCTGTGTGATGCCATTCTGCAGTATCAGCTCAATCACAGACCTCTTCAG AAAGCCAGAGATCAACACAGAGAGGGACAGGCCCTACAGCAGCATGAGGCAGACCGGGCCTGTGTAGCAGACCTCCTACAGCACCACGGAAATGGAAAGCCCCTGGATGCCCAGAGGAGACAGGAAGCACTGCTCAACTACACTGCCAGCCGAGAGGAACGGGTTCAGGACTTCCTTGGTGCACTCCAGCACAAGAGAGACTCCTTCCTTACTGACTTAACCAGCCAAGCGGCTCTGGCATAA